Proteins from a single region of Sneathiella aquimaris:
- a CDS encoding efflux RND transporter permease subunit, protein MAYITKFALNNSRITILSVLAIVIMGVLTFVTYPSREDPSIVIRNANITTQFPGMSSGRVEDLLTRPLEEKIRQIPEVKHIDSDSKTGVSLIKITLHDSVDDLAPVWADLRDKMTDITSELPDGTIGPLVNDQVGETAVATIALWSDGFSLSEMKETAKNLSEKFYTLDGISKVERFGEQDERVYLYFKRSRITQLGINLNTVIATLREQNIILPGGKIDAAGQNIILEPSGNFDTVEEIENTFIDIPETDQVFRLKDLVVIQRDYIDPPKDPVYFNGKPAIIISLSIKEGINSVAFGEMLVEKVDALQQQLPWGYVLDFATFQPELVDDAVKGAVNNLYQTLVIVLVIVMLFLGVRTGLIVGSFVPITMLMSIIIMRQFDVELQRVSIAAMIIALGMLVDNGIVIAEDIGVRLKKGEDRRAAAIEASKTLAMPLLTSSLTTILFFVPMALSEGGAGEFTGSLAQVVTIVLLSSWFLSLFLTPVLCVWFMKTPKSTVPKEEGQVQTNSFKSGFEQLYRSILEAVLKFRYLFLLGMVGLLLLSGYLLNFIGKEFFPLGDRNQYLIYLDLPAGTSVKKTDAVVGRLTGWLSDQEINPQIESNIAYVGNGGPRFFLSLAAMDPDPHRAFILVTTKSTEDVDGLVAKTRRYMLDALPEARGEAKKMWMGASEAGLFQLRFVGDDSLLLRSQADNLVETLKKIPGMLVAKQNWENPVIKIIVDVDQARARQAGVTSEDVANALNIYFSGSAITEFREGNTVIPVVIQSDEKERGTINGLIDVVVFSSSRGEWVPLDQIATINGQWETARIKRRDQERAIMVTAKHQTLSAAEIFSGLDGYLAGLDIPDGHRWEIAGEVESQAEANEKLFANLPVCLGIIVLLLVWQFNSFRRPVIIFLTIPLILVGATAGLFALNALFGFMVILGFFSLAGIIINNGIVLIDRIDFERDRGQSAYDALVKACLARLQPIMITSLTTVLGLLPLIISQDPLFYAMASAMAFGLGVGTILTLAVVPTLYAVFFNIRPETG, encoded by the coding sequence ATGGCATATATCACTAAATTTGCGCTGAATAACTCGCGAATTACGATCTTGTCGGTTCTGGCAATTGTGATCATGGGGGTCTTGACTTTTGTGACGTATCCAAGCCGTGAAGACCCGTCCATTGTTATTCGAAATGCGAACATAACCACCCAGTTCCCTGGAATGTCTTCGGGGCGCGTTGAAGACCTTTTGACCCGCCCTTTGGAAGAAAAAATCCGTCAGATACCCGAAGTTAAGCATATCGACTCGGATTCAAAAACCGGGGTTTCCCTGATCAAAATTACCCTGCATGACTCGGTCGATGATTTGGCACCGGTTTGGGCAGATCTTCGGGATAAAATGACAGATATTACATCTGAACTGCCCGATGGCACGATCGGTCCACTGGTGAATGATCAGGTGGGGGAAACAGCGGTCGCTACGATTGCCTTGTGGAGCGATGGTTTTTCATTGTCAGAAATGAAGGAGACCGCCAAAAATCTCAGTGAAAAATTTTATACGCTGGACGGGATCAGCAAAGTAGAGCGATTTGGTGAGCAGGATGAGCGGGTCTATCTGTATTTTAAACGCTCTCGTATCACACAGTTGGGCATCAATCTGAATACCGTTATTGCCACGCTGAGAGAACAGAATATTATTCTGCCCGGCGGAAAAATCGACGCTGCGGGTCAAAATATCATTCTGGAGCCCAGTGGAAATTTTGATACGGTTGAAGAAATTGAAAATACCTTTATCGATATCCCGGAAACGGATCAGGTCTTTCGCCTAAAGGATCTAGTCGTAATTCAACGGGATTACATTGATCCGCCAAAAGATCCGGTTTATTTCAACGGTAAGCCCGCCATCATTATTTCGCTGTCCATTAAAGAAGGGATCAATAGTGTTGCCTTTGGCGAGATGCTTGTTGAGAAAGTGGACGCACTGCAACAACAGCTTCCTTGGGGCTATGTCCTGGATTTCGCGACTTTCCAGCCAGAATTGGTGGATGATGCGGTTAAAGGAGCGGTTAACAACCTTTATCAGACACTGGTGATCGTCCTTGTTATTGTCATGCTTTTCCTGGGGGTGCGAACCGGGCTGATTGTCGGTTCTTTTGTTCCCATAACCATGTTGATGAGCATCATCATTATGCGCCAGTTCGATGTTGAATTGCAGCGCGTATCGATTGCGGCAATGATTATTGCGCTTGGGATGCTGGTTGATAATGGCATTGTGATCGCAGAAGATATTGGCGTGCGACTGAAGAAGGGAGAAGATCGCCGAGCGGCGGCGATTGAAGCGTCAAAAACACTGGCGATGCCGTTGCTAACCTCATCTTTGACAACCATCCTGTTTTTTGTCCCGATGGCCCTCTCTGAAGGCGGAGCTGGTGAATTTACGGGCTCTTTGGCGCAGGTTGTTACAATTGTTCTGTTGTCATCGTGGTTTCTGTCACTGTTTCTGACGCCTGTATTATGCGTCTGGTTTATGAAAACACCGAAGTCAACGGTACCCAAAGAAGAAGGACAGGTACAAACCAACAGCTTTAAAAGTGGGTTTGAACAGCTTTATCGATCTATATTGGAAGCTGTATTGAAGTTTCGTTATCTTTTCCTGCTTGGGATGGTGGGGCTGTTGCTTCTGTCCGGTTATCTCCTTAATTTCATTGGCAAGGAATTTTTCCCGCTCGGGGATCGCAACCAATATTTGATTTATCTGGATTTGCCTGCGGGAACGTCTGTTAAAAAAACAGATGCCGTGGTCGGCAGACTGACGGGCTGGTTATCTGATCAGGAGATAAATCCCCAGATTGAAAGTAATATCGCCTATGTGGGCAATGGCGGCCCTCGGTTTTTCTTGTCGCTTGCAGCAATGGATCCTGACCCGCATCGGGCTTTTATTCTGGTGACAACAAAATCAACCGAAGATGTGGATGGCCTTGTTGCTAAAACACGGCGCTATATGTTGGATGCTTTGCCCGAAGCGCGCGGCGAAGCGAAAAAAATGTGGATGGGGGCCTCTGAAGCTGGACTTTTCCAGTTGCGGTTTGTCGGCGATGACAGTCTGCTTCTGCGGTCCCAGGCCGATAACCTGGTTGAAACTCTAAAGAAAATTCCGGGAATGCTGGTGGCGAAACAAAACTGGGAAAATCCGGTTATCAAAATCATTGTTGATGTGGATCAGGCGCGGGCCCGGCAAGCCGGTGTTACATCGGAAGATGTTGCAAATGCCCTGAATATCTATTTTTCAGGAAGCGCCATCACGGAATTTCGGGAAGGGAACACGGTTATTCCCGTTGTTATCCAGTCCGATGAAAAGGAAAGAGGAACAATTAATGGTTTGATTGACGTTGTCGTCTTCTCATCCTCAAGAGGGGAATGGGTCCCGTTGGATCAGATTGCCACGATAAATGGACAATGGGAAACCGCGCGTATCAAACGGCGGGATCAGGAAAGAGCAATCATGGTGACGGCAAAGCATCAAACTTTGTCGGCGGCTGAAATCTTTAGCGGTTTGGATGGGTATCTGGCCGGATTGGATATACCCGACGGCCATCGTTGGGAAATCGCGGGTGAAGTTGAAAGTCAGGCAGAAGCCAACGAAAAGCTGTTTGCCAATTTACCAGTTTGTCTGGGGATCATTGTGTTACTGCTGGTCTGGCAATTTAATTCGTTCCGCCGACCGGTCATCATCTTTTTAACGATCCCTTTGATACTGGTGGGGGCAACGGCGGGCCTTTTTGCATTGAACGCCTTGTTTGGCTTTATGGTAATTCTTGGGTTTTTCAGTTTGGCGGGGATTATTATTAATAATGGTATTGTTCTGATCGATCGGATTGATTTTGAACGGGACCGTGGCCAGTCGGCTTATGACGCATTGGTGAAGGCATGCCTTGCCCGTTTGCAGCCGATCATGATTACATCCCTGACAACTGTTTTGGGATTGTTGCCGCTGATTATCTCGCAGGACCCACTATTTTATGCAATGGCAAGCGCCATGGCGTTTGGACTGGGCGTGGGAACCATCCTGACTTTGGCGGTGGTCCCGACGTTATATGCGGTATTCTTCAACATTCGTCCAGAAACGGGCTAA
- a CDS encoding efflux RND transporter periplasmic adaptor subunit — MKSLSVILLSVTSLLLGACDEPAINQSEPIRAVKLFDVSQNAGGNERTFSGKIIAANTANLSFPLAGTVKSISVNIGDKIEKGQTLATLDPVPFELDVEAAEAELGKARSAAAEKEEDFKRNKQLFEKGWVSKAALEQAQYALETALGEVNFKTTRLNQAKRARADAVLTAPYQGVVAEKFAEPNEEVGGGKQILSLDAEGALEVSISVPENVISNLNMGMVATAKFGALPGETVRGRVTEISRVAGAGNVFPVKVSLIEPPSALRAGMSGEILLVTQNAPGEHGFLIPLTAISASENLKDSFVYIFDPASQTLSRRPVIPETVRGNLIAVKGVDAGDLVVSAGVSFLSDGQKVKRITTVAN, encoded by the coding sequence ATGAAGTCATTGTCGGTTATTCTGCTCAGTGTTACGTCTCTTTTGCTTGGTGCGTGTGATGAACCCGCAATCAACCAATCCGAACCGATTAGAGCGGTTAAACTGTTCGACGTATCGCAGAATGCGGGCGGAAACGAACGTACTTTTTCAGGTAAGATCATTGCTGCTAATACCGCAAATTTAAGCTTTCCGCTGGCCGGAACGGTAAAAAGTATTTCGGTTAATATTGGTGACAAAATCGAGAAAGGCCAGACCCTTGCAACGTTGGATCCTGTCCCGTTTGAGTTGGATGTAGAGGCGGCTGAAGCGGAGCTTGGTAAGGCCAGATCCGCGGCAGCGGAAAAGGAAGAAGATTTCAAGCGCAACAAGCAGTTGTTTGAAAAAGGTTGGGTAAGTAAGGCGGCGTTAGAGCAGGCGCAATATGCGTTGGAAACTGCACTTGGCGAGGTCAACTTTAAAACAACCCGGTTAAATCAGGCTAAAAGGGCACGGGCGGATGCCGTGTTGACGGCTCCCTATCAAGGGGTCGTCGCCGAGAAATTCGCTGAACCAAATGAAGAGGTTGGCGGCGGAAAGCAGATTTTGTCGCTGGATGCTGAAGGCGCTCTTGAAGTATCGATTTCGGTGCCTGAAAATGTCATTTCAAATCTCAATATGGGGATGGTCGCAACGGCAAAATTTGGCGCCTTACCCGGAGAAACTGTCAGGGGGCGTGTTACGGAAATCTCGCGGGTTGCCGGTGCCGGTAATGTTTTTCCCGTTAAAGTCAGTTTAATTGAACCACCCTCTGCTTTACGGGCTGGTATGAGTGGTGAGATATTACTGGTGACCCAGAATGCGCCCGGAGAACATGGATTTTTAATTCCCCTGACCGCAATTTCTGCGTCGGAGAACTTAAAAGACAGTTTTGTTTATATTTTTGATCCGGCTTCTCAAACGCTGTCACGGCGTCCTGTTATTCCTGAAACGGTCCGGGGGAATTTGATCGCGGTGAAAGGGGTTGATGCCGGGGATCTGGTTGTTTCTGCAGGCGTTTCATTTTTGTCGGATGGTCAGAAAGTCAAACGAATAACCACTGTAGCGAATTAA
- a CDS encoding helix-turn-helix domain-containing protein codes for MPPQESGRGKHALTVDNGVLAGFGHKIRLSPILFRLFHLLYRYPSKTISHDFIMHSLYQERLDQPFRSAVKMHIMKLRRKLAPINIKIKSDWGYGYRLELPKQPEKSKNRLND; via the coding sequence ATGCCCCCTCAAGAAAGTGGACGCGGCAAGCACGCCCTGACCGTAGACAATGGGGTGCTCGCAGGATTTGGCCATAAAATCCGTTTATCACCGATCCTGTTTAGACTATTTCACCTGTTATACAGGTATCCGTCGAAAACAATCAGTCACGACTTCATTATGCATTCTCTGTATCAGGAAAGACTGGATCAGCCGTTTAGAAGCGCTGTAAAAATGCATATCATGAAACTGCGCCGGAAGTTGGCCCCAATCAACATTAAGATCAAATCTGATTGGGGCTATGGGTATCGATTGGAACTTCCGAAACAACCTGAAAAATCTAAAAACCGGCTTAACGACTGA
- a CDS encoding methyl-accepting chemotaxis protein → MNAYSQTEVSSDTSIPYERILEIIKVVEDTCQGNFDSRIKNIPTEMSLERHLCVKINEMIDRSDAYVRESTACLGFIADNQYFRRIAPEGLLGSYGYAAQKINTAADGIEQKIKRFSEVVESIASASAQLNASSSVMGETIDVTSQKTRTVAAAADEAGNNTQTVASAAEELNSSIQEINRQVSNSATMSAEAVAQSKEVNELVSGLSDASDKIGDVVNLINDIAGQTKLLALNATIEAARAGDAGKGFAVVASEVKSLSAQTEKATDDIKKQVQDIQLAAGNAVSSIGSISGSIGKLSEVSSAIASAVEEQGAATHEISRNVQEAASGVQKVTFSVGEVNQNVMQVSESAKEVQDVASDLKAQADILAQVLSR, encoded by the coding sequence ATGAATGCTTACTCACAAACGGAAGTATCAAGTGATACATCGATACCCTATGAGCGAATTTTAGAAATTATCAAAGTTGTTGAAGATACCTGTCAGGGTAATTTTGACAGCCGGATCAAGAACATACCGACCGAAATGTCTTTAGAGCGTCATCTATGTGTGAAAATCAACGAAATGATTGATCGATCAGACGCTTATGTTCGAGAGTCGACTGCGTGCCTCGGGTTCATTGCTGACAATCAGTATTTTAGACGAATTGCACCTGAAGGCCTGCTCGGCTCTTACGGGTATGCCGCACAAAAGATCAATACCGCCGCCGATGGGATTGAACAGAAAATCAAACGTTTCTCGGAGGTGGTTGAGTCAATTGCCAGTGCATCAGCGCAGTTGAACGCCAGTTCCTCGGTTATGGGAGAAACAATTGATGTGACGAGCCAAAAAACCAGAACTGTTGCGGCCGCAGCAGATGAAGCCGGCAACAACACCCAGACGGTCGCATCCGCGGCAGAGGAATTAAATTCCTCCATTCAGGAAATCAACAGGCAGGTCTCAAATTCCGCGACAATGTCCGCAGAGGCCGTTGCCCAATCGAAAGAGGTCAATGAGTTGGTCTCTGGGTTGTCCGATGCGTCTGACAAAATTGGCGATGTTGTTAATCTGATCAATGACATTGCAGGGCAAACAAAACTCCTCGCCCTGAACGCCACAATCGAAGCCGCCCGTGCTGGAGATGCCGGCAAGGGGTTTGCTGTTGTTGCAAGTGAGGTGAAAAGCCTGTCAGCACAAACTGAAAAAGCGACCGATGACATCAAAAAACAAGTGCAGGACATCCAGCTTGCAGCAGGGAATGCAGTTTCTTCCATTGGGAGTATCAGTGGATCAATCGGGAAGTTAAGCGAGGTGTCGTCTGCAATCGCGTCTGCGGTAGAAGAACAGGGGGCGGCGACTCACGAAATTTCGAGAAACGTTCAGGAGGCGGCTTCGGGCGTTCAAAAAGTCACTTTCAGCGTTGGTGAGGTTAATCAGAATGTGATGCAAGTGAGCGAGAGTGCCAAGGAAGTACAGGATGTCGCCAGTGATTTAAAGGCGCAAGCCGATATACTGGCACAGGTTCTCAGTCGTTAA
- a CDS encoding PAS domain-containing protein: MNYKGTEVFFDQNDLIVSKTNLKGHITYANHTFLEIAGYDEAEVIGQPHNLIRHENMPRGVFELFWRQIANGQEIFAYVVNATKSGDHYWVVAHVTPSYDDGRVNGYHSTRRVPDHTVIKSTIEPLYEELNTIEARSSDRKTGIQNSVAHLNGMLTKAGKSYDEFVSSIMWGVPQ; this comes from the coding sequence GTGAATTACAAGGGGACAGAGGTTTTCTTTGATCAGAATGATCTGATTGTGAGCAAAACCAATTTAAAAGGGCATATTACATATGCCAATCACACTTTTTTAGAAATCGCGGGATATGATGAGGCTGAAGTTATTGGCCAGCCCCACAATCTGATCCGGCACGAAAATATGCCGCGAGGGGTTTTCGAACTTTTTTGGCGACAGATTGCAAACGGACAGGAGATTTTTGCCTATGTTGTCAACGCAACAAAAAGCGGAGATCATTACTGGGTTGTCGCACATGTTACGCCAAGTTATGACGATGGGCGCGTTAATGGATATCATTCAACGAGACGAGTTCCAGATCATACCGTGATCAAATCTACGATTGAACCTTTGTATGAGGAGCTAAATACCATTGAAGCTCGTTCTTCTGATCGAAAAACAGGAATTCAGAACTCTGTCGCTCATTTGAACGGAATGCTGACGAAGGCCGGAAAATCCTATGACGAATTTGTCTCGTCAATCATGTGGGGAGTGCCACAATGA
- a CDS encoding iron-containing alcohol dehydrogenase, producing the protein MTPFTFNTTPQLICNPGAMSGLGELVKSSIGNHILIVTDPGIVKYGLLETALKSLKAADIQVSIFEDVEADPKESIILAATKIALERKVDAIIGLGGGSSMDVAKLVALLAKGDEQLGDVYGIDMIKGNRLPLVLIPTTAGTGSEVTPISIVTVGAETKKGVVSRKLLPDIAILDADLTLGLPPHVTAATGIDAMVHAIEAFTSRGANNNPLSATLGKEALRLLGANIRTAVKEGQNREARSNMLLGACLAGQAFANSPVAAVHALAYPIGGIFHVPHGLSNALVLPEVMRFNAPECGEDYAALAPLVFPDIDQTGGSQKICQDFIDRLADLSRELGLETTLREVGIQEQDLVKLADAAMEQTRLLVNNPRPVTHQDALTIYQKAL; encoded by the coding sequence ATGACCCCATTTACATTTAACACCACACCGCAGCTGATTTGTAATCCTGGCGCCATGTCAGGCTTGGGTGAGCTCGTGAAATCCAGCATTGGAAACCATATCCTGATCGTAACCGATCCGGGGATTGTTAAATATGGCCTCCTCGAAACAGCTTTGAAAAGCTTAAAAGCAGCAGACATTCAGGTTTCCATCTTTGAGGATGTTGAGGCGGACCCAAAAGAAAGCATTATCCTCGCTGCGACAAAAATCGCCTTGGAGCGCAAGGTAGATGCGATCATTGGCTTGGGCGGCGGCTCATCCATGGATGTCGCCAAGCTGGTTGCCCTGCTGGCAAAGGGAGATGAACAACTCGGTGATGTTTACGGGATCGATATGATTAAGGGAAATCGTTTGCCACTTGTTCTGATACCGACGACCGCCGGAACCGGTTCTGAAGTAACACCCATTTCTATTGTAACTGTCGGTGCAGAAACCAAAAAAGGTGTGGTTTCCCGCAAACTGTTGCCAGACATAGCCATATTGGACGCTGATCTGACCTTGGGGTTGCCGCCGCATGTGACAGCCGCTACCGGGATCGATGCAATGGTACACGCCATCGAAGCCTTTACCTCTCGCGGTGCGAACAATAACCCTCTTTCGGCAACATTAGGAAAAGAAGCCCTCAGACTTCTAGGTGCCAATATCCGAACAGCCGTCAAAGAAGGTCAAAACCGCGAAGCCCGCTCAAACATGTTGTTAGGTGCCTGCCTTGCCGGACAGGCATTCGCCAATTCACCTGTCGCTGCTGTTCATGCTCTTGCCTATCCGATCGGTGGAATTTTCCATGTTCCCCATGGACTTTCGAACGCGCTGGTTCTTCCGGAAGTAATGCGGTTCAATGCACCGGAATGTGGGGAAGATTATGCGGCTCTGGCGCCGTTGGTTTTTCCGGATATCGACCAGACAGGCGGTTCACAAAAAATATGTCAGGACTTCATTGACCGCCTTGCTGACCTGTCGCGGGAACTTGGGCTCGAAACTACTTTGCGCGAAGTCGGCATTCAAGAACAGGACCTTGTTAAACTGGCGGATGCGGCGATGGAGCAAACACGACTTCTGGTCAATAATCCACGGCCCGTCACGCATCAGGATGCCCTGACCATCTATCAGAAAGCGCTTTAA
- a CDS encoding acyl-CoA thioesterase — protein sequence MNARKDLSSRRDYPHFLTIPTRWMDNDAYGHVNNVQYYSYFDTAVNQFLVVNGALDIQKSTVIGLVVETQCRYSKSIVFPDIVTAGVRVAHMGNSSVRYEIALFRDKEQEAAAEGHFIHVYVDRITNRPVPLPQFMRDILKTIAV from the coding sequence ATGAACGCCAGAAAAGATCTGAGTTCCCGCAGGGATTATCCGCATTTCCTGACCATCCCAACACGCTGGATGGATAATGACGCCTATGGACATGTGAATAATGTTCAGTATTACAGTTACTTCGATACCGCCGTGAACCAGTTTCTTGTGGTAAACGGTGCGCTGGATATTCAAAAAAGTACAGTGATTGGTCTTGTTGTCGAAACACAGTGTCGTTACTCGAAAAGCATCGTCTTCCCCGATATTGTGACAGCGGGCGTCCGAGTCGCCCATATGGGAAATAGTTCCGTACGATACGAAATCGCCTTATTCAGGGATAAGGAACAGGAAGCCGCCGCTGAAGGTCACTTTATCCACGTATATGTGGACCGAATAACCAACCGCCCTGTTCCCTTACCTCAATTTATGAGAGATATCCTCAAAACCATTGCTGTTTAA
- a CDS encoding crotonase/enoyl-CoA hydratase family protein, translating to MPAQENETVLVEKKGAITTVTINRPERRNAVDYRTGQLLLEAFDNFDADDSQSVAILRGAGKYFCAGFDLKSLSSSELSYEPEGDGVMGPTRRLLSKPVIAAIEGYAVAGGLELALWCDLRVVAEAARFGVFCRRWGVPLIDGGTVRLPRLIGHSRALDMILTGREVDAGEAERMGLANRLAAEGEAYTEAVKLAEQLCSFPQTCLQGDRLTSYRQWGMSVEDALRLEGVEGEKALKQEAQTGAARFASGLGRSGDFSKI from the coding sequence ATGCCAGCACAAGAAAACGAAACCGTTTTGGTTGAAAAAAAGGGTGCCATCACCACAGTAACAATAAATCGGCCAGAACGGCGTAACGCAGTGGATTATCGCACGGGACAGCTTTTGCTTGAGGCTTTTGATAATTTCGATGCCGACGATAGCCAATCGGTTGCAATCCTGCGGGGAGCGGGAAAATATTTCTGTGCCGGGTTTGATTTGAAATCCCTGTCTTCAAGTGAGCTTTCTTACGAACCGGAGGGTGATGGGGTGATGGGGCCGACACGCAGACTTCTCAGTAAACCCGTTATCGCTGCGATAGAGGGATATGCCGTCGCGGGAGGGCTCGAACTTGCGCTGTGGTGTGATCTGAGAGTGGTTGCTGAAGCCGCCCGTTTCGGCGTTTTCTGCCGTCGCTGGGGCGTTCCGTTAATTGATGGCGGTACCGTTCGTTTACCTCGATTGATTGGCCATAGCAGGGCGCTTGATATGATTTTGACCGGGCGTGAAGTGGACGCAGGCGAAGCTGAACGGATGGGCCTGGCGAACCGTCTGGCGGCGGAAGGAGAGGCTTATACGGAAGCGGTTAAATTGGCGGAACAATTATGTTCGTTCCCGCAAACCTGTTTGCAGGGGGACCGGTTGACGTCTTACCGGCAATGGGGGATGAGTGTGGAAGACGCCCTTCGTCTTGAAGGAGTGGAGGGCGAAAAAGCCTTGAAACAGGAAGCACAAACAGGGGCGGCGCGCTTCGCCTCAGGATTAGGGCGAAGCGGGGATTTTTCTAAAATATAA
- a CDS encoding DUF3299 domain-containing protein, which produces MKQFFYLSLILMFSFAGSLQVQALSEQELTEQERLDFEQNWKPLAVTGDAVPWTIFAATKSFEVCKTEKDGYDTCYLKPVYGDDVRNLDGTTVTIMGYMFPLEQTAEQKNFLIGPYPLSCPYHYHIGPENVIEVIAPKGIAFSFDPITIRGTLSVRYEQETGVFYFLENATTL; this is translated from the coding sequence GTGAAGCAATTTTTCTATTTGAGCCTGATCCTGATGTTTTCATTTGCCGGTTCGTTGCAGGTTCAAGCCTTAAGTGAACAGGAACTGACCGAGCAGGAACGGTTGGATTTTGAACAAAACTGGAAACCGCTTGCGGTAACGGGGGATGCAGTTCCCTGGACGATCTTTGCAGCGACAAAATCCTTTGAAGTCTGCAAGACCGAAAAAGACGGATATGATACCTGTTACTTAAAACCAGTTTATGGCGATGATGTTAGAAATCTGGATGGAACCACGGTTACAATCATGGGATATATGTTTCCCTTGGAGCAAACAGCAGAACAGAAGAATTTTTTAATCGGACCGTATCCATTAAGCTGTCCGTATCATTATCATATCGGCCCCGAAAATGTGATTGAAGTGATCGCGCCAAAGGGCATCGCTTTCTCCTTCGACCCGATTACAATCCGTGGCACGTTATCTGTGCGATATGAACAGGAAACCGGTGTCTTCTATTTTCTGGAAAACGCGACAACGCTGTAA
- a CDS encoding ABC transporter permease, whose product MTLVTLCLQYLRFRPFATTLHIVSMAVGMAMVTLLLLFSDYLQHRFLNEAAEIDLVVGAKGSPLQLVLSSIYHLDIPPGNIDYKRAMAIKQNRHVRKVIPLALGDQYRGRRIVGTSSEYLEYFESEFANGGIWQNPMQVVLGSTVAQETGMVIGSAFSGNHGLVGQKGAHRHDDHPYRVVGILKPTGRIIDRLIVTPVQSVLDIHQSEGTASKPEITALLVFYRTRAAAYGLPRQINTQTPFQAVSPSLAMTRLSSMIGIGQTVLNWIGGGLLLLSLGGVFVGLLSAIQQRKYDLALYRVLGARPSKIFAIVLMQGLFIAVIGSILGGIGGLVGFEILVTVFLKGEGLNVETLLHKAELFYLWGSVVVISALICLVPAYRAYKIDIRHSLMGGQV is encoded by the coding sequence ATGACCCTTGTAACGCTTTGCTTGCAGTATTTACGCTTTAGGCCTTTCGCGACAACCCTTCATATCGTTTCCATGGCTGTTGGAATGGCGATGGTTACTTTATTGCTGCTTTTTTCTGACTACTTGCAGCATCGCTTTCTCAACGAAGCCGCCGAAATTGACCTTGTGGTTGGTGCTAAAGGAAGTCCGTTACAGCTGGTCCTGTCGTCAATTTATCATCTGGATATTCCCCCTGGAAATATCGATTATAAACGGGCTATGGCGATAAAGCAGAACCGACATGTCAGGAAAGTCATTCCGCTCGCACTTGGGGATCAATATAGGGGGCGGCGGATCGTCGGCACCAGCTCAGAATATCTGGAATATTTTGAATCTGAATTTGCAAACGGCGGCATATGGCAAAATCCGATGCAGGTGGTTCTTGGTTCTACCGTAGCGCAAGAAACGGGGATGGTCATAGGCTCTGCCTTTTCGGGGAACCATGGTCTTGTCGGGCAGAAAGGCGCGCATCGTCATGACGACCACCCGTATCGTGTGGTTGGAATTTTAAAGCCAACAGGCCGTATCATTGACCGTTTGATTGTAACACCCGTGCAATCGGTGCTGGATATTCACCAATCGGAGGGTACGGCATCCAAGCCAGAGATCACAGCCTTGCTGGTCTTTTATCGAACCCGGGCGGCTGCCTATGGTTTGCCGCGTCAAATTAATACCCAAACACCGTTCCAGGCGGTTAGTCCCTCCTTGGCGATGACACGACTTTCATCCATGATCGGTATCGGTCAAACGGTGTTGAATTGGATCGGAGGAGGGTTGCTGTTATTGTCACTGGGCGGTGTTTTTGTTGGACTATTGTCCGCGATCCAGCAGCGTAAATACGACTTGGCTCTTTATCGTGTTCTGGGGGCGCGGCCTTCCAAAATTTTTGCCATTGTTTTGATGCAGGGTCTTTTTATTGCCGTTATTGGTAGTATCCTAGGGGGTATTGGCGGGCTGGTAGGTTTTGAAATTTTGGTAACTGTATTTCTGAAAGGAGAGGGACTGAATGTTGAAACCCTCCTTCACAAGGCAGAGCTTTTCTATTTATGGGGAAGTGTTGTGGTTATATCAGCGCTTATCTGCCTTGTGCCGGCCTATAGGGCCTATAAAATCGACATTCGGCATTCCTTGATGGGGGGGCAGGTGTGA